In Micromonospora sp. WMMD980, the following are encoded in one genomic region:
- a CDS encoding UvrD-helicase domain-containing protein encodes MPPFSAAPPGGLPPYVADLHIHSKYSRACSRDLTLPNLGWWARRKGIGVLGTGDFTHPAWYDHLRETLHPAEPGLYRLSPEAERDIARRLPPRLASEAEADPVRFMLSVEISTIYKRDDRTRKVHHLIYLPDLDAVGRFNTALGRIGNLGSDGRPILGLDSRDLLEITLEASADGYLVPAHIWTPWFSALGSKSGFDAIADCYADLAEHIFAVETGLSSDPEMNWRVGSLDRYQLVSNSDAHSPPALAREATVLTASRDYFAIREALRTGDGLAGTVEFFPEEGKYHADGHRLCGVNWSPERTREAGGRCPECGKPLTVGVLSRVEALADRPAGHRPAHAREVTHLVPLAEILGELNRVGARSKKVAGKLNELVAALGPELEILTRTPVEEIGRVGGELLAEGIDRLRRGEVRRVPGYDGEYGVITLFDPAELGAPGGGGGQDALFDVPVPAQRRPTEPTPKPKARRPAEARPEPKRKPPAPPLAPPPSPHEPFEPMLAGMEEVGTGLLDRLDAMQRVAASAPGGPLLIVAGPGTGKTRTLTHRIAYLCAELNVFPDQCLAITFTRRAAEELRHRLDGLLGPVAEDVTVGTFHALGLTVLRENAAAAGLPADFRIADDADRAAARAEAGDDDERYVALLRKRDLVDLDELLTLPVALLKGDRKLVRDYRERWKWIFVDEYQDVDAVQYELLRLLSPADGNLCAIGDPDQAIYSFRGADVGYFLRFSQDFTDARLVRLNRNYRSSAPILAAAVQAIAPSSLVRGRRLDPARLDPEAPLVGRYAATTVSDEADFVARTVDELVGGLSHRSFDSGRVDGRTTSLSFSDIAVLYRTDSQAAPIVDALARANIPVQKRSHDRLRDRPGVAAIARELRHAGLDGSLTSRVREAGRILAERFAVPTLDGSGTVRPEDVRTAVDLLTPLARRCADDLGSFLSQLATGAEVDALDPRAEAVTLLTLHAAKGLEFPVVFLVGAEDGLLPLRWPGTEPDEDTVAEERRLFFVGLTRAQDRLYVSHTARRSRHGTERETRPTPFLDVIDPALFDRLGAAEPRRPRDHQLRLM; translated from the coding sequence GTGCCTCCGTTCAGCGCCGCACCCCCCGGTGGCCTCCCGCCCTACGTCGCGGATCTGCACATCCACTCGAAGTACTCGCGCGCGTGCAGCCGTGACCTGACCTTGCCGAACCTCGGCTGGTGGGCCCGGCGCAAGGGCATCGGGGTGCTCGGCACCGGCGACTTCACCCATCCCGCCTGGTACGACCACCTGCGCGAGACGCTGCACCCGGCCGAGCCCGGCCTCTACCGGCTGTCGCCGGAGGCGGAACGGGACATCGCCCGGCGGCTCCCGCCCCGGCTGGCCAGCGAGGCGGAGGCGGACCCGGTCCGGTTCATGCTGAGCGTGGAGATCTCCACCATCTACAAGCGGGACGACCGGACCCGCAAGGTGCATCACCTGATCTACCTGCCGGACCTGGACGCGGTGGGGCGCTTCAACACCGCGCTGGGCCGGATCGGCAACCTCGGCTCGGACGGCCGGCCGATCCTCGGGCTGGACTCCCGCGACCTGCTGGAGATCACGCTGGAGGCCAGCGCGGACGGCTACCTGGTGCCGGCGCACATCTGGACGCCGTGGTTCTCCGCGCTCGGCTCGAAGTCCGGCTTCGACGCGATCGCCGACTGCTACGCCGACCTGGCCGAGCACATCTTCGCGGTGGAGACCGGGCTCTCCTCCGACCCGGAGATGAACTGGCGGGTCGGCAGCCTGGACCGCTACCAGTTGGTGTCGAACTCGGACGCGCACTCGCCGCCGGCGCTGGCCCGGGAGGCGACCGTGCTCACCGCGTCGCGCGACTACTTCGCGATCCGCGAGGCGCTGCGCACCGGGGACGGGCTGGCCGGCACCGTCGAGTTCTTCCCGGAGGAGGGCAAGTACCACGCCGACGGGCACCGGCTCTGCGGGGTGAACTGGTCGCCGGAGCGGACCCGCGAGGCGGGCGGGCGTTGCCCGGAGTGCGGCAAGCCGCTGACCGTCGGTGTGCTCAGCCGGGTCGAGGCGCTCGCCGACCGGCCGGCGGGGCACCGGCCCGCGCACGCCCGCGAGGTAACCCACCTGGTGCCGCTGGCCGAGATCCTGGGTGAGCTGAACCGGGTGGGCGCGCGGTCGAAGAAGGTCGCGGGCAAGCTCAACGAGCTGGTCGCGGCGCTCGGCCCGGAGTTGGAGATCCTGACCCGTACGCCGGTGGAGGAGATCGGCCGGGTCGGCGGCGAGCTGCTCGCGGAGGGTATCGACCGGCTGCGCCGCGGCGAGGTGCGCCGGGTGCCGGGTTACGACGGTGAGTACGGGGTGATCACGCTGTTCGATCCGGCGGAACTGGGCGCTCCGGGTGGCGGGGGCGGGCAGGACGCGCTCTTCGACGTACCCGTGCCCGCGCAGCGGCGGCCGACGGAGCCGACGCCGAAGCCGAAGGCCAGGCGCCCGGCGGAGGCGCGGCCGGAGCCGAAGCGGAAGCCGCCCGCGCCTCCGCTCGCACCGCCGCCCTCACCGCACGAGCCGTTCGAGCCGATGCTGGCCGGCATGGAGGAGGTCGGCACCGGCCTGCTGGACCGGCTGGACGCGATGCAGCGGGTGGCGGCGTCGGCGCCGGGCGGTCCGCTGCTGATCGTGGCCGGCCCGGGCACCGGCAAGACCCGCACGCTGACCCACCGGATCGCCTACCTGTGCGCGGAGTTGAACGTCTTTCCGGACCAGTGCCTGGCGATCACGTTCACCCGCCGGGCGGCCGAGGAGCTGCGGCACCGCCTGGACGGGCTGCTCGGGCCGGTCGCCGAGGACGTCACGGTGGGCACGTTCCACGCGCTCGGGTTGACAGTGCTGCGGGAGAACGCGGCGGCGGCCGGGCTGCCGGCGGACTTCCGGATCGCCGACGACGCCGACCGGGCGGCGGCCCGCGCGGAGGCCGGCGACGACGACGAGCGGTACGTGGCGCTGCTGCGCAAGCGGGACCTGGTCGACCTGGACGAGCTGCTCACCCTGCCGGTGGCGCTGCTGAAGGGCGACCGGAAGCTGGTCCGGGACTACCGGGAGCGGTGGAAGTGGATCTTCGTCGACGAGTACCAGGACGTCGACGCGGTCCAGTACGAGCTGCTGCGGCTGCTCAGCCCCGCCGACGGCAACCTGTGCGCGATCGGCGACCCGGATCAGGCGATCTACTCGTTCCGGGGTGCGGACGTCGGCTACTTCCTGCGCTTCTCGCAGGACTTCACCGACGCCCGGCTGGTCCGGCTGAACCGCAACTACCGCTCCTCGGCGCCGATCCTGGCCGCCGCCGTGCAGGCGATCGCGCCGTCGTCGCTGGTCCGGGGTCGCCGCCTGGATCCGGCCCGGCTCGATCCGGAGGCCCCGCTGGTCGGCCGGTACGCCGCGACCACGGTCTCCGACGAGGCCGACTTCGTGGCCCGCACCGTCGACGAACTGGTCGGCGGCCTGTCCCACCGGTCGTTCGACTCCGGCCGGGTCGACGGGCGGACGACCTCGCTCTCCTTCTCCGACATCGCCGTGCTCTACCGCACCGACTCCCAGGCCGCGCCGATCGTGGACGCGCTGGCCCGGGCGAACATCCCGGTGCAGAAGCGCTCGCACGACCGGCTGCGCGACCGTCCCGGTGTCGCCGCCATCGCCCGCGAGCTGCGCCACGCCGGCCTCGACGGCTCCCTGACCTCCCGGGTACGCGAAGCCGGGCGGATCCTGGCGGAGCGCTTCGCCGTGCCGACGCTCGACGGCTCCGGCACGGTACGCCCCGAGGACGTCCGCACGGCAGTGGACCTGCTCACCCCGCTGGCCCGGCGCTGCGCCGACGACCTCGGGTCCTTCCTCAGCCAGCTCGCCACCGGCGCCGAGGTGGACGCGCTCGACCCGCGCGCCGAGGCGGTCACGCTGCTCACCCTGCACGCGGCCAAGGGCCTGGAGTTCCCGGTGGTCTTCCTGGTCGGCGCCGAGGACGGCCTGTTGCCGCTGCGCTGGCCCGGCACCGAGCCGGACGAGGACACGGTGGCCGAGGAGCGTCGACTCTTCTTCGTCGGGCTGACCCGGGCGCAGGACCGGCTCTACGTCAGCCACACCGCCCGCCGCAGCCGGCACGGCACGGAACGGGAGACCCGCCCGACACCGTTCCTCGACGTGATCGACCCGGCCCTGTTCGACCGGCTGGGCGCCGCCGAACCCCGCCGCCCCCGCGATCACCAGCTCCGCCTGATGTGA
- a CDS encoding metallophosphoesterase, whose protein sequence is MLAMATFVGLVVLVIGLIHFYLWKRMVRDTTRPGPWRRGGAVVAILLALLVPATMAGTQNGFYWLAWPGYLWLALMFYLLVLLLVLEVPAAVVRLALRRRARSAAAAGPEPEPALVGAGGPARPGDAHPAGRTGDAGSPTPPDGADDTPPTGDAGDLPATGAGAPDHDPSRRLLLARGAAIFAGLTAAGVTGYGVRTAMGPPQLDRVRIPLAKLPRSMDGLRIATVSDIHLGPLRGRAHTERIVAMINRLDADLVAVVGDLVDGSVAELGAAAEPLRDLRSRYGSFFVTGNHEYYSGVEEWVREVDRLGLRVLQNARQEIRARGGVLDLAGVNDVTADGTGLAAPADYAAALGDRDPSRPVVLLAHQPVAAHEAAKFGVDLQLSGHTHGGQMVPFNLAVKLQQPVVSGLGEVDGTKVYVTNGAGFWGPPVRVGAPPQVTLVELRAP, encoded by the coding sequence GTGCTGGCGATGGCGACATTCGTGGGTCTCGTCGTGCTCGTCATCGGCCTGATCCACTTCTACCTGTGGAAGCGGATGGTCCGGGACACCACCCGTCCCGGGCCCTGGCGCCGGGGCGGGGCCGTGGTGGCGATCCTGCTCGCGTTGCTCGTGCCGGCGACCATGGCCGGCACCCAGAACGGCTTCTACTGGCTGGCCTGGCCGGGCTACCTCTGGCTGGCCCTGATGTTCTACCTGCTGGTGCTGCTGCTGGTGCTCGAGGTGCCGGCAGCGGTGGTCCGGCTGGCCCTGCGCCGGCGCGCCCGGTCGGCCGCAGCCGCCGGCCCGGAACCCGAGCCGGCGCTGGTCGGCGCGGGCGGCCCGGCCCGGCCCGGCGACGCCCACCCGGCCGGTCGCACCGGCGACGCCGGCAGCCCCACGCCGCCGGACGGGGCCGACGACACGCCCCCGACCGGCGACGCGGGCGACCTGCCGGCGACCGGGGCGGGGGCGCCCGACCACGACCCGTCCCGCCGGCTGCTGCTGGCGCGCGGCGCGGCGATCTTCGCCGGGCTCACGGCCGCCGGCGTGACCGGGTACGGCGTCCGCACCGCGATGGGGCCGCCCCAACTGGACCGGGTCCGGATCCCGCTGGCCAAGCTGCCCCGGAGCATGGACGGGCTGCGGATCGCGACCGTCTCCGACATCCACCTCGGGCCGCTGCGCGGCCGGGCGCACACCGAGCGCATCGTCGCGATGATCAATCGGCTGGACGCCGACCTGGTGGCGGTGGTCGGCGACCTGGTGGACGGCTCGGTGGCCGAGTTGGGCGCGGCGGCGGAGCCGCTGCGCGACCTGCGCTCCCGGTACGGCAGCTTCTTCGTCACCGGCAACCACGAGTACTACTCCGGCGTCGAGGAGTGGGTCCGCGAGGTGGACCGTCTCGGCCTGCGGGTGCTGCAGAACGCGCGGCAGGAGATCCGAGCCCGGGGCGGGGTGCTCGACCTGGCCGGCGTCAACGATGTGACCGCCGACGGCACCGGGCTGGCCGCGCCGGCCGACTACGCCGCCGCGCTCGGCGACCGCGACCCGAGCCGCCCGGTGGTGCTGCTGGCCCACCAGCCGGTGGCCGCGCACGAGGCGGCGAAGTTCGGCGTCGACCTCCAGCTCTCCGGGCACACCCACGGCGGCCAGATGGTGCCGTTCAACCTGGCGGTGAAGCTCCAGCAGCCGGTGGTCTCCGGCCTGGGCGAGGTGGACGGCACCAAGGTCTACGTCACGAACGGGGCCGGCTTCTGGGGTCCGCCGGTGCGGGTCGGCGCTCCGCCGCAGGTGACGTTGGTGGAGCTGCGCGCCCCATAG
- a CDS encoding MoaD/ThiS family protein gives MTVELTVRYFAGARAAAGRAEETASAGRSLDELLDDLAARHGERLAVVLKAASFLVDGVACHDRRAPLPAGVTVDVLPPFAGG, from the coding sequence ATGACGGTGGAGCTGACCGTCCGCTACTTCGCCGGGGCCCGGGCCGCCGCCGGTCGCGCCGAGGAGACCGCATCCGCCGGCCGGTCGCTGGACGAACTCCTGGACGACCTCGCCGCCCGGCACGGGGAGCGACTGGCCGTGGTGCTCAAGGCGGCGAGTTTCCTGGTCGACGGCGTGGCCTGTCATGATCGTCGGGCACCGTTGCCGGCCGGGGTGACGGTGGACGTGCTGCCACCCTTCGCGGGCGGCTGA
- the moaA gene encoding GTP 3',8-cyclase MoaA, producing MTASRTTADGPLADRYGRVARDLRVSLTDKCNLRCTYCMPAEGLPWLAGPQLLTDDEIVRLVGVAVRRLGITEVRFTGGEPLIRPGLPGIVAAVAALTPRPRISLTTNGIGLARLAPALRAAGLDRVNVSLDTLDRDRFAALTRRDRHDDVLAGLAGAASAGLTPVKINAVLMRGVNDDEAPELLRFALAHGYELRFIEQMPLDAQHGWDRSTMVTADEILVALRAEFTLRADPTERGAAPAETWLVDGGPARVGVIGSVTRPFCGDCDRTRLTADGQVRNCLFATDESDLRAALRGGADDEELARRWRAAMWGKRAGHGIDDPTFLQPVRPMSAIGG from the coding sequence ATGACCGCCTCCCGGACGACGGCCGACGGGCCTCTCGCCGACCGCTACGGTCGCGTCGCCCGGGACCTGCGGGTCTCGCTGACCGACAAGTGCAACCTGCGCTGCACCTACTGCATGCCGGCGGAGGGCCTGCCCTGGCTGGCCGGTCCGCAGCTGCTCACCGACGACGAGATCGTCCGCCTGGTCGGCGTCGCGGTGCGCCGGCTCGGCATCACCGAGGTGCGGTTCACCGGCGGTGAGCCGCTGATCCGGCCCGGCCTGCCCGGCATCGTGGCGGCCGTGGCCGCGCTGACGCCCCGGCCACGCATCTCGCTGACCACCAACGGCATCGGCCTGGCCCGCCTCGCGCCGGCGCTGCGCGCGGCCGGGCTGGACCGGGTGAACGTCTCGCTGGACACGCTCGACCGGGACCGGTTCGCCGCCCTGACCCGGCGGGACCGGCACGACGACGTGCTCGCCGGGTTGGCCGGCGCGGCCTCCGCCGGGCTCACCCCGGTGAAGATCAACGCGGTGCTGATGCGCGGCGTCAACGACGACGAGGCGCCGGAGCTGCTGCGGTTCGCCCTGGCCCACGGCTACGAGCTGCGGTTCATCGAGCAGATGCCGCTGGACGCCCAGCACGGCTGGGACCGGTCGACCATGGTCACCGCCGACGAGATCCTGGTCGCCCTGCGCGCCGAGTTCACGTTGCGGGCGGACCCGACCGAGCGGGGCGCCGCGCCTGCCGAGACCTGGCTGGTGGACGGCGGGCCGGCCCGGGTCGGGGTGATCGGCAGCGTGACCCGGCCGTTCTGCGGCGACTGCGACCGCACCCGGCTCACCGCCGACGGTCAGGTGCGCAACTGCCTCTTCGCCACCGACGAGTCCGACCTGCGGGCCGCGCTGCGGGGCGGCGCCGACGACGAGGAGCTGGCCCGCCGCTGGCGGGCCGCGATGTGGGGCAAGCGCGCCGGGCACGGCATCGACGACCCGACCTTCCTGCAGCCCGTCCGACCGATGTCGGCGATCGGAGGATGA
- a CDS encoding fructosamine kinase family protein — MDLAYLRAHPEHLPTFLTHQRIRETPVAGGDICTASRLTLDDGHSVFTKSWPERAVRPAPDGFFATEAAGLRWLRDADAVPVPEVLVALPELLALDWVEPGEPGPEAAESFGRGLAGLHRAGAPAFGAEWPGFIGALPQDNTPDPGPWSSWFAGCRLLPHLRASVDRGALSGPVAALVEQVAERVGEFGGDEPPSRLHGDLWPGNLLWGGDGRVWLVDPAAHGGHRETDLAQLALFGGPPHLDRIIAAYHEAWPLADGWRERVPLHQLHLLLVHTALFGEVYAEAVSSAARAALRAPGRATVEQ, encoded by the coding sequence ATGGACCTGGCGTACCTGCGGGCACACCCGGAGCACCTGCCGACCTTCCTGACCCACCAGCGGATCCGGGAGACGCCGGTCGCCGGTGGCGACATCTGCACGGCGTCCCGGCTCACCCTGGACGACGGGCACTCCGTCTTCACCAAGAGCTGGCCGGAACGGGCTGTGCGACCGGCGCCCGACGGCTTCTTCGCCACCGAGGCGGCCGGCCTGCGGTGGCTGCGCGACGCCGACGCGGTGCCGGTGCCCGAGGTGCTGGTCGCGCTGCCGGAGCTGCTGGCGCTCGACTGGGTGGAGCCGGGCGAACCGGGCCCGGAGGCGGCCGAGTCGTTCGGCCGTGGGCTGGCGGGGCTGCACCGGGCCGGCGCGCCCGCGTTCGGCGCCGAGTGGCCCGGGTTCATCGGCGCGTTACCGCAGGACAACACGCCCGACCCGGGGCCCTGGTCGAGCTGGTTCGCCGGGTGTCGGCTGCTGCCGCACCTGCGGGCCTCGGTCGACCGCGGCGCGCTCAGCGGGCCCGTGGCGGCGCTCGTCGAGCAGGTGGCCGAGCGGGTCGGCGAGTTCGGCGGCGACGAGCCGCCGTCCCGACTGCACGGTGATCTCTGGCCCGGCAATCTGCTCTGGGGTGGCGACGGCCGGGTCTGGCTGGTCGACCCGGCGGCCCACGGCGGCCACCGGGAGACCGACCTCGCCCAGCTCGCGCTCTTCGGCGGCCCGCCGCACCTGGACCGGATCATCGCCGCCTACCATGAGGCGTGGCCGTTGGCCGACGGCTGGCGCGAGCGGGTGCCGCTGCACCAACTGCACCTGCTGCTGGTGCACACCGCGCTCTTCGGCGAGGTGTACGCGGAGGCGGTGTCCTCCGCCGCACGGGCCGCGCTCCGGGCCCCCGGACGCGCTACGGTCGAGCAATGA
- a CDS encoding DUF4192 domain-containing protein, with protein sequence MNSTDRPRLSVRSPADLVAAVPYLLGFHPADSVVVVAVRGRRVVFAARGDLPEPGSDPGPAARHLARVVVRQDADAATVIGYGPAARVTGAVDAVGGALDEAGVIVLDALRVTDGRWWSYLCDEPACCPADGTPYDPAASQVSAAAVFAGQVALPDRAALAAQVSPLDGPVRLAMRRATGRARTRLAALTGVPPGSDSPGGVSSDGVAPGGVPSGGRRGEARAVRSAGTAAVRAAFRRQRRGERLDDDEVAWLTVLLTHVAVRDHAWSRTDGLDADISLWTDVFRRAEPDLTAAPGTLLSFAAWRAGHGALAAVTLERVLATHPEYPLAVLLDEALRRGLPPSELDGWPTDAGGAVLRRRRRRRPPR encoded by the coding sequence ATGAACTCGACCGACCGCCCCCGCCTCTCCGTCCGCTCACCGGCCGACCTCGTCGCCGCCGTGCCCTACCTGCTCGGCTTCCATCCCGCCGACAGCGTGGTGGTGGTCGCGGTGCGGGGCCGGCGCGTGGTCTTCGCCGCCCGGGGAGACCTGCCCGAACCGGGGTCCGACCCGGGCCCGGCGGCCCGGCACCTGGCCCGGGTGGTGGTGCGGCAGGACGCCGACGCCGCGACGGTCATCGGCTACGGCCCGGCAGCCCGGGTGACCGGCGCCGTGGACGCGGTCGGTGGGGCGCTGGACGAGGCGGGCGTGATCGTCCTCGACGCGCTCCGGGTCACCGACGGTCGCTGGTGGTCCTACCTGTGCGACGAGCCGGCCTGCTGCCCGGCCGACGGCACCCCGTACGACCCGGCCGCCAGCCAGGTCAGCGCGGCAGCCGTCTTCGCCGGCCAGGTCGCCCTGCCCGACCGGGCCGCGCTGGCGGCGCAGGTGTCGCCGCTCGACGGTCCGGTCCGACTCGCCATGCGCCGGGCTACCGGCCGGGCGCGAACCCGACTGGCCGCACTCACCGGTGTCCCGCCCGGCAGCGACTCACCGGGTGGCGTCTCGTCCGACGGCGTCGCGCCGGGTGGCGTCCCGTCCGGTGGCCGGCGTGGGGAGGCCCGGGCCGTGCGCTCGGCCGGCACGGCGGCGGTGCGGGCCGCGTTCCGCCGGCAGCGGCGCGGCGAGCGGCTCGACGACGACGAGGTGGCCTGGCTGACCGTGCTCCTCACCCACGTCGCGGTACGGGACCACGCGTGGTCCCGTACCGACGGCCTGGACGCCGACATCAGCCTCTGGACCGACGTCTTCCGGCGGGCCGAGCCGGACCTGACCGCGGCGCCCGGAACGCTGCTCTCGTTCGCCGCCTGGCGGGCCGGGCACGGCGCGCTGGCCGCCGTCACCTTGGAGCGGGTGCTCGCGACGCACCCCGAATACCCGCTCGCGGTGCTTCTCGACGAGGCGCTCCGTCGAGGGCTGCCCCCGTCCGAGCTGGACGGCTGGCCTACCGACGCCGGCGGGGCCGTGCTGCGCCGGCGTCGGCGGCGTCGCCCGCCCCGCTGA
- the fdhD gene encoding formate dehydrogenase accessory sulfurtransferase FdhD encodes MGRATDRRGVLRIDLGATDERRARVRRQDTMAVEEPLEIRVGPAGPGRRRPLAVTMRTPGDDLDLAIGFLLTEGLIRSAEDVHTAQLCAGADTPNTYNVVDVVLSPGVPEPATDPTRNFYTTSSCGVCGKASIESVRTRSRFAVREDPLKVTAELLAALPDRLRAAQRAFDRTGGLHAAGLFDADGELLVLREDVGRHNAVDKVVGWAARADRLPLAGHVLLVSGRASFELTQKAWMAGVPLLAAVSAPSTLAAELAEEAGMTLVGFLRGPTMNVYTGTQRVPG; translated from the coding sequence ATGGGACGGGCGACAGACCGGCGAGGCGTGCTGCGGATCGACCTCGGGGCGACGGACGAACGTCGGGCCCGGGTTCGCCGGCAGGACACCATGGCCGTCGAGGAGCCGCTGGAGATCCGGGTCGGGCCGGCCGGCCCCGGCCGCCGCCGACCGCTCGCGGTGACCATGCGCACTCCGGGCGACGACCTGGACCTGGCGATCGGCTTCCTGCTCACCGAAGGGCTGATCCGGTCGGCGGAGGACGTGCACACCGCGCAGCTGTGCGCCGGCGCGGACACACCCAACACCTACAACGTGGTCGACGTGGTGCTCTCCCCCGGTGTGCCGGAGCCGGCGACCGACCCGACGCGAAACTTCTACACCACCAGCTCGTGCGGAGTGTGCGGCAAGGCGAGCATCGAGTCCGTGCGCACCCGCTCCCGGTTCGCCGTGCGGGAGGACCCGCTGAAGGTGACCGCCGAACTGCTGGCCGCGCTGCCCGACCGGCTACGCGCCGCGCAGCGCGCCTTCGACCGTACCGGCGGCCTGCACGCGGCCGGGCTCTTCGACGCCGACGGCGAACTGCTGGTGCTGCGCGAGGACGTGGGCCGGCACAACGCCGTGGACAAGGTGGTCGGCTGGGCCGCCCGCGCGGACCGGCTGCCGCTCGCCGGCCACGTGCTGCTCGTCTCCGGCCGCGCCAGTTTCGAACTCACCCAGAAGGCGTGGATGGCCGGGGTGCCGCTGCTGGCGGCGGTCTCCGCGCCCAGCACGCTCGCCGCCGAGCTGGCCGAGGAGGCCGGGATGACGCTTGTCGGCTTCCTGCGTGGCCCGACCATGAACGTCTACACCGGTACGCAGCGCGTGCCCGGTTGA
- a CDS encoding NTP transferase domain-containing protein: MTGYAAVLLAGGAARRMGGVDKPARPVGGRPMLHRVLAAVAEASERVVVGPSGPVPAGTRVTREDPPGGGPVAATAAGLALLRSDPPVVALLAADLPLLTAGAVAELRRALAGSADGVACYVDGDGRRQQLCGVWRLATLRAALDRLAASRGGTVDGAPVRELLAGTTVREVVWSGAGAPPWFDCDTDGDVRRAEEWAT; the protein is encoded by the coding sequence GTGACCGGGTACGCGGCGGTGCTGCTCGCCGGCGGCGCGGCCCGGCGGATGGGCGGGGTGGACAAGCCGGCCCGTCCGGTCGGCGGCCGGCCGATGTTGCACCGAGTGCTGGCGGCGGTGGCCGAGGCGAGCGAGCGGGTCGTGGTCGGCCCGTCCGGTCCGGTGCCGGCGGGAACGCGGGTGACCCGGGAGGACCCGCCCGGGGGTGGTCCGGTGGCCGCCACGGCGGCGGGGCTGGCCCTGCTGCGTTCCGACCCGCCCGTGGTTGCCCTGCTCGCCGCCGACCTGCCGCTGCTCACCGCCGGCGCGGTGGCCGAGTTGCGGCGCGCGCTCGCCGGGTCGGCCGACGGGGTGGCCTGTTACGTGGACGGCGACGGCCGCCGCCAGCAGCTCTGCGGGGTCTGGCGCCTGGCCACGCTGCGCGCCGCGCTCGACCGGCTGGCGGCGAGCCGGGGCGGAACTGTCGACGGCGCTCCGGTACGCGAGCTGCTGGCCGGCACCACGGTCCGGGAGGTGGTCTGGTCCGGTGCCGGGGCGCCGCCCTGGTTCGACTGCGACACTGACGGGGACGTACGCCGGGCCGAGGAGTGGGCGACATGA
- a CDS encoding DUF6457 domain-containing protein, with product MTVLDDWLTAACAELDLDRAEVPVSVVLDVARDVAHQVLRPGAPVSAYLLGVAVGRGADPAAAAARISALAGSWPVELDGTTGAK from the coding sequence ATGACGGTGCTGGACGACTGGCTCACCGCGGCCTGTGCGGAGCTGGACCTGGATCGGGCCGAGGTGCCCGTTTCGGTGGTGCTCGACGTGGCCCGGGACGTGGCGCACCAGGTGCTCCGGCCGGGCGCGCCGGTCAGCGCGTACCTGTTGGGGGTGGCCGTGGGGCGCGGCGCGGATCCGGCCGCGGCGGCCGCCCGGATCAGCGCTCTCGCCGGCTCCTGGCCGGTGGAGCTGGACGGGACCACCGGGGCGAAGTAG
- a CDS encoding zinc-binding dehydrogenase, whose protein sequence is MRAVWLREFGGPEVLVAGSAPDPAPGPGQVLVEVAHANITFVETMFRATGFGPFAGDLPLIPGNGVGGTIAAVGPGVDPTLVGRRVVTGTGGTGGYAERVVVDRDAPAGVPPGLPLDQAVAVLADGRTALMLVRAADPRPGERVLVEAAAGGVGTLLTQLVGQAGATVVAAAGGPDKVTVLRDAKLDVVVDYREPNWADQVRAAVGAVDVVLDGVGGTLARQAFDLLDHGGRMLSFGLASGAWADVPADVAAERGVTLLRPRPRPDELRALTEEALAMAAAGRLRPLIAQRFPLERAADAHAAMEARATVGKTLLDVR, encoded by the coding sequence ATGCGTGCGGTGTGGCTGCGGGAGTTCGGCGGACCGGAGGTGCTCGTAGCGGGGTCGGCGCCCGACCCGGCGCCCGGGCCGGGCCAGGTCCTCGTCGAGGTGGCGCACGCCAACATCACCTTCGTCGAGACGATGTTCCGGGCCACCGGCTTCGGCCCGTTCGCCGGTGACCTGCCGTTGATCCCCGGCAACGGCGTCGGCGGCACGATCGCGGCCGTCGGCCCCGGGGTCGATCCGACGCTCGTCGGCCGGCGCGTCGTCACCGGCACCGGCGGCACCGGCGGCTATGCCGAGCGCGTCGTCGTCGACCGGGATGCGCCGGCCGGCGTACCCCCGGGGTTGCCGCTGGATCAGGCGGTGGCGGTGCTGGCCGACGGCCGGACCGCCCTCATGCTGGTCCGGGCGGCGGACCCACGGCCCGGCGAGCGGGTCCTCGTGGAGGCCGCCGCCGGCGGGGTCGGCACCCTGCTGACGCAGCTCGTCGGGCAGGCCGGCGCCACCGTGGTGGCCGCCGCCGGCGGCCCCGACAAGGTCACCGTGCTCCGCGACGCGAAGCTCGACGTGGTGGTCGACTACCGGGAGCCGAACTGGGCCGACCAGGTGCGGGCCGCCGTCGGCGCCGTCGACGTGGTCCTCGACGGCGTCGGTGGCACACTCGCCCGCCAGGCATTCGACCTGCTCGACCACGGCGGCCGGATGCTCAGCTTCGGGCTGGCCAGCGGCGCCTGGGCGGATGTGCCGGCCGACGTCGCCGCGGAGCGCGGGGTGACGCTGCTACGACCCCGACCTCGACCCGACGAGCTGCGCGCACTCACCGAGGAGGCGCTCGCCATGGCCGCGGCCGGCCGGCTCCGGCCGCTGATCGCCCAACGTTTCCCGCTGGAACGGGCCGCCGACGCGCACGCCGCCATGGAAGCCCGCGCCACCGTCGGCAAGACCCTGCTCGACGTGCGCTGA